GTGAGTGCTGGGCGTGATGATTTCTGGCAGTGGAACGTCCCACTCTTGTACCGGTAACGCATCGACTCTCTGGCAGTCATGCGCCAATCCTATAGGGTACGGCCCGCATTGTTGCGCGTAGGCACTTTCCCAATCCTGCAAAGTACGGTCATAAAATCCGCCGCCCATGCCTAATCTTTGCCCTGTGGCGTCAAATGCAACCAGCGGGGTGAAAATGATATCCAGCCGAGACACAGGCAATACCTTCTGTACGTTAAGGCGTGGTTCTTCAATGCCAAAATGATTCAGAACCATTTCGCTTTCAGGGGCGTAGTGTAAAAACAGTAGGTTACCGCGGCTGAAGGGATGCAGGACCGGAAGATAAACCGATTTTCCCGCCTG
This is a stretch of genomic DNA from Hafnia alvei. It encodes these proteins:
- a CDS encoding 5-formyltetrahydrofolate cyclo-ligase, whose amino-acid sequence is MSNNVSLSNSTLNSCLSRSDIRRSVRQLRKNLSADFQRQAAQDIAMRVMQLPRVQNAHTVSLFLSFDGELDTRPLIERLWQAGKSVYLPVLHPFSRGNLLFLHYAPESEMVLNHFGIEEPRLNVQKVLPVSRLDIIFTPLVAFDATGQRLGMGGGFYDRTLQDWESAYAQQCGPYPIGLAHDCQRVDALPVQEWDVPLPEIITPSTHYRW